The DNA segment acaactcgtaatgtacaactGTAAGTGGAAAACAAGTATCACTGAATCATTTTTCTTAGAACCTGAATACATATGGGCCCATCAAGGCATCTGACATACTATACAAAATGAACCCCCGTCTACAAAACCTCTAAGATtgtttgacatcaaatgggatagggtaccagCTTACCTATAAGTCTTTAGCAAAACTctaacacgatgactcatagattcgactgcactccgaatgaggtggagtcttaccgatcctttgctgaatgccaatctcgtctactatgagggcttgtcaaactgattatctatacctgcaggcataaatgcagcgtccccaacaaaaggacgtcaatacgaataatatactgagtatgtaaggaagaACTGAAACAGAAcagtaagtcaacattaattaacgacatataagaatcaacctgaatctctgaagtgccCACCTTATTTGCATACTTATCATACTCATTTATATACAGtgcttctctttgagactattatccatatcctatgatgcatgactgcccaactgatcagtggtaactgtcCGACCGGTCGTTGCACGGTGGTAAAtgtatgactgcccaaccggtggtaaataatgatgCATAACTGTCCAACAGGTGGTAACTGCCTGACCGGCCATAgtctctcaattataaatgtggcgcgcaatacacccataagtgagactctactaggcacgactttgtagacttcctaggacacgacccgctctgataccactttgtcacgcctcAAACCTGGGGAGGTGTGGCTGGCATCGGTGTTGAGCTGGctcgagcgaaccactctgtaactcaacattttttttcttccaaCTATCATgagccaacatggccacaactcgtaatgtacaactGTAAGTGGAAAGCACTGTATCACtgaatcatttttcttaaaacctgAATACATATGAGGCGTCAAGGCCTCTGaaatactgtacaaaatgaacctccgtctacaaagcctctaagattgttTGACAttaaatgggatagggtaccagCTTACCCATAAGTCtttagcaaaactctgacacgatgactcatagactcaaCTGCACTCCAAATGTGGTAGAGTCTTACTGATCCTTTGcagaatgccaatctcgtctactatgagggctcgtcaaactgattatctatatcTGCAGGCataaatgcagcgtccccaacaaaaggacgtccgTACGAATAActattgagtatgtaaggaagAACTGGAACATAAtagtaagtcaacattaattaatgacatataagaatcaaccagAATCTCAAAAGCGCCACCTTATCTGCATACTTATCATACTCATATATATACGTGCTTCTCTTTGAAACTATTATCCATATcttatgatgcatgactgcccatttgattattggtaactgatcaaggccaaccctgcactactataaAGTAGCGAAAGTGGtcaaagcagcttttacccgagaaggtcgggatcgatttccacagggagctaggaatgagaattgagtttctatctaaattagagatgcgtaatttctcctaattgcacttctaatcataattggttttgatattacttctaaatttatactaataagatgctaaattaagttaagttaagctaagagtaaactattgaaggttatctaaatagttaaaaggcactagggaagtgactttctcctaggtgaatacttggcaggttctcgagtctaagactaggttgtcatgttggggattacgatataaacATTGCACaatactactcactctatacctctcggtagtttgagtgattttgccctaactAACTTTCTCAAAACCAATTGGGCATAATAATTTGCAaacaattgaggttcaagtcaggtagcactatctctaggtttaaccctttaattggggctatcaatctcttgaatacgccccaattccttgttggactaattttcctagacttaggctctctttttcaagaagaacccaagacaaataggcacaaattagtgtttgcaaccactaattcaacattgaaaccataaattagtccaaatatcaaacacccatagacattcaagccttaaaacacaagacccatcaaatacccacactagagttgagccacaatcctagctaatgggtttatctactaatgataatagaagaaaacaaagaaatagatgaagaaaaacccatatttaattacaagctaaaacttgaagattcaattatAAAACTATTGTAAAATGACTCAAAATAGTAAAGGGACACTGTTCACGAGCGCAACTCTACTTAAAactacaactgatgacctaaaaatggaaaaagaaactatttataccaggccgaattttctggacaaaatacccctacgggggtagtgcggtccgcacaaaatcgagtgtggccgcactGAGGCTCTTGGCTTAAAACTTCTGCtatctgaacttggccaccgcgggccgcggtggcttctattgcagtccgcacaaaaaggaccgcgaaCCTCATTGGCAATATTCCTCAAATTTGCAACTCTCTAAACTCCAGcttttgcggaccacacaatattgagtgcggccgcattaaGTCTATTGCGGTTTGCACAAAATGCTTTGCGACTGCAATGCTTGAGTCTCCAAAATAGCACCTCTATGAACTTtctctttgcggaccgcacagaatggagtgcggccgcatttgTCTTGTtacactgtgcttggacttgttcttggtacttgtgcatatttccctcctttttgagctggttttgacgaattttcaccttgttgaccaaaccctgcaatcaagtacaacatgtaagcctttgggactattttgtacacatttctaatcaaaactcaagtaagaatgagtgtaaaatgcatcataatcctatcaacttccccaaacttaagctttttcttgtcctcaagcaaataaaataagacccgccccttaagagtaaatcctagaaaattcagctgacctaaagtgacctcatctagcatcaattgagaATAACAATTGCcatcaattcaaatgaatcattaacaacattcactcttttaagcaccatggatttagtgcgacacaagagcatcaagagttgactcaatacatcaaagaaactctttctattactttggtcattgtggaacccaaactcacacatcctcaactctccctaagtaaacctcacctttaggattGTAGCACttagaacgaggttaatggaaatataCTCATCtatctcaagaaaaagtcacaagtccggctctaagtaccatatacttgccccttatgtgagtcaccactaatgtaatcttcattcaactcaagattatatagggcttttgtggagacatagtgaaggcttttggttcaggataggaaatatttggtctaagtaggttccatcttccctttagcactttttttgcttcattttggcacatattctcttgacttttaaagtcctttaacttctttctaaggggttagagagacacattgtcactctttcttgttcatttcaaatctttttctcctttttcaactttccacacctttcatctttttacttttattgaatcccttcattcttttctacattgaacattctttttgtctttttgattttcttcctttttcattgcctttccttttcttcattttgtacctttttccacttttttgcattcctcgtctctcccccaaacttatgcttttgccttgtgctaaggaaagatcgggtgccaagagagggtattttagaacaggtaaaggcttgtatcatggtttttgaaagaaaaaggtctattgctcaaaagggttgactagggattttaacattggtaggctatggaagtgttcaagatattattcggatcaaggagagcctataatcacatctcaagtcaaattacacttaggatttcgcctagacaaacattcagggcaagttctagaccaatggctcgggacttggacttgtaattcaaattctcaccacacaagctatgggattgctaaagacacagagttGGGGGCCCACAATAACTTTAGCTAAGTTGAGCAAAACAGTGGTCCCCGAAAAAACCACTTGATAATTATCGACCAATACAatagtctcaaggtcacaactatcaccatctTATACACAATGATTTATTTTtaaccataggatcaaaggcaaacgTGTTatgcccaagtgaagctttgcttgaggcacccttaccaactaactactaaaaatcaaaaagaaaatagactcaaacccttaagaaggttgtcatgtcatCTATCATCGATaaaagccacccggttcacacaaattccacctttgaaaagaaccgtgacattaagaaaaccaaaggcttattgcgaaaactcaaaacaagaatctacgaacataaaataagaagctaagaaaaaaaaatgcataaagtaaaatgaatatgtacaagagagGATTTAATCGATTATACAATAGGGAAagaatgtaactttatatacagacccaaaagTAAAAAGTATGAAAAGTGCAATGAAATGATAAAGTTATATGAATACAAAAGGTAaaaaaagcataaagaagaaaaaaatactatcatatatacagtcatccaaatagtGCTACCCCCTCAAAttaaagctggcattgtcctcaatgccaactaaccaaaataagcacaaaataaagaagagaggaaaaagaaactccctatgaGCCCTTCGTCTGCATAGGATCCTAagtctgggtccctgggtcctctatcTGCTCGGGAACCTATGACTGACTCCCTGTGATCTATGGCTCCACTGGGACCTGGGCTTGGACCTGGGCTAAGTCCTGGGGCTGGCTGGAGGGACCTCCCTACGGCTCCTCCAACTGTATGACCGCATCGTCAGaacggggaatcaccctcttcctcttgggtggcCTCTCTGACTCCTGCTCTGGCTGGGGCTGGGCTGCTGGCGACGGGTCATGCAATAATAAATCCGGAGGCAGGTGATCCGCCTTCAACCTCTCTACTTCCATCCGTAGCTCCTTCACCGACTTTTTTGAAGCCCgagtcttttttattttcttcgcctccctagcaagctccttcaaTGCCTTTCCATGAGAGTCAACAACATTTATGAGCTTCTTCTGGTTATCCAGAATCTCCTTCAAAGTGTCCTCAACGGATATGGGACCTGTGGCGGAGGAGGTGCTATCTCGGTTGCCACCGTAGAAGATAATATAGATAGCTTAGAAATAGTTATCTGCATGCAGTTGTTGATGCGGGCGAGGGTCTGGCTCAGGTGGTGGGCAGTCAAGGGGTATGCAGTGGATGATGGAATCTCTGGAGCTGAAGAAGTAGAGGGTCCTGGGACCATGTCTGTTGTGGTGGAaagaggctgagtaggagccactaccactactaaCTCTTCAGACTGACCAActgaagtagtggctttgccctagaagttcttccttttagggttgtcatcaccctataGGCTGTACCAGGAGAACGGTGCCTTCGCCTTcactttcatatcaaatttccGCTTCTCCACATCTAAGTCCTCAAGGTACATGATCAAGAAGTTGGGGAAGGGATAAGATTTGTTACCTTCGTTCACCACCGGGGTAATTGCCCGGGACATCACATTCTCGATATTAATCAGGTACCCtaccatgatcgatgccaccaataTAGCTCAGGGGATAGGGAGTGAGTTGtcgtgagtggtggggtctagcctgctgcacacaaatgtttcccacccttTAGCTTTAAAGTTCAATGTTCTCCTCAGAATCTTCACTCTCACCGTTAACCAatctggggtggtacctgggattgccaagtactctgccAACCAAGGACGAGCAGCCTCACCCAATGCCACCTTCTCCAAATACAATGACTCATCCACCTCCGGGAAGCCCAAGTAATCATTTATTGTCCTGCTATCAAATTTCACCTTCAAGTTTCATACTTTGGTCACTGTGGTGCCCTTTTTGATATGGGCAACATTCGTGtaaaactccttcaccaagtgctcattggcatACTCCACGTGGCCTATGAAATAATCACATCCAGCTCcctctctgaactgcctcaacacattggggttgtgaggcaaaaggtcccGGGTGATGAATTTACGCTCGGGTATTAgcttcctctcgggccaccactctctgaactTGTGATAGGCAACCTCACTCACAAACCAGTCCTGCCATGCCtccggatttctggttctctctacccctcctacttggggcttacccccttctacttcttccccttcttcttctACAGGCCCCTCCCCGAATAGTGAAGCTCTAGGAGAGGTGGAATATTCATTGCCACTGTctgcagctgagccctcagacgactcagaagatataCGCACTGATGTTTGGGCAGTGGTAGAGACTGAAGGTGTATCCCTCAACCTGTTCCTCTCCGGCCAGTTaggaacatactctggcacgGAGTCTGATGATGCCTCCCGGGAAGGTGCATACTCACTTCCCAATTGGTTAATGGCTCTGTCAGCAGCCTTTATGAGCCTCCTAGTGTTTTTAATGTTTTGCCGGGCTTGCGGGGTCAATTTTATCATGCCCTTTCCTCTACCCCGGGAGAATTCTCCTTTGACTTGTTGTTTTCTACCACCGCCTCGTGattgaaccattgtctgcaagcaaCATTCAGTTTTGCCTTGTTAGTATTAGCAAAATCAGTGAAATTCAGAGTTGCAGGAAAATCATTGCAGACAGTTAAAAATTGtagaatgcggaccgcataaaataaagtgcggccgcaaagaggataccgcagaccgcacaaatgcATTGCAgtgaggtggggttcagactgcCCACTCTCTAAATCTAtgcatcgcggaccgcacaaaatgcattgtagtctgcattgaggcaccgcggaccgcacaaaatccattgcggcCGCGGTCCTTACTTGATAGCTTTCAGAACATTTACCatcgcggtccacacaaaatagctttgcggaccgcacaggagctccacggaccgcacaaaatcctcCGCGGTCCGTGGTGAGTGCCCAATAgtaataccaacctagggttcaagtTTATCACATTTTTAGTCCAAATTTGCATTTATTAATGATTCCCTAGGTGTTGCATCAGTGTTGTAACTAATTATTCCTAATTAAAACAGGATTAAATGAACCTATGCTTCAGAATTAAAAGAAAAACggggaagaaaagaagaaaaactaagagaaaatgaaagtcaaatgaaaatagcaaaattaaaaaACTAAGAAGGGATTAAAGTTACCAGAAATGAGATGCACTGATGATTAATCGAGACTAAGCAATTGAATTCGTGCAATTAGAGTGATGAacagtaattttttttaatctctAAGAGTAAAAAGGTCGAAAAGTTCAAACTGAGgccctcaggtcctatttatagaaaaaggtcatAGGCcccatctcacctacccaccgtggactgcacaaaatggcaccgcggtgCTCAAAAACATGAAGCACTGAGAGGTTggccactgcggaccgcaagaaatccaGTGCGGCCGTAGTGgtctaccgcggaccgcacaaaatgcaatgcggtcgtggtggaaaacttcagagactcctCACTTTTGACAAATCACTCTACGGTTCGCATTGATTACTTGCCCCCCGCACAAAGGCCTTTGCGgtcgcacaaaatgaagtgtggTCCGCATTGCAAACTTCATAGAGTGATCATTTCCCAAAAACTCGGTCCTGCattgcatcaacacaatcctacagCATCTCACAAcaagtcagtccaaaaataaatcctacactacaaagaaaatcaaagaaaaaacaaaaagaaagacacatgggttgcctcccaagaagcgcctgatttaatgtcgcggcacgacacaggttaccatcaaatcactttagatgaagaagtgtcaccacctggctgtcatcaatcttgcccaggtagtgcttgaccctatgaccattcactctgaaaacctctccatttttgttcttcaagtcaagtgcaccaaacggagtcacaaacaccacttcaaaagatccactccattttgacttaagctttcccaaaaatagacgtaaccgagagttgaacaagagaaccaaatcacccactttgaactccttgccacgagcatatttatcatgaaggtactttatcttgtccttgtacaaggatgaactgaagtaggcatggaatcagaattcatcaagttcattaagctgctccacacgaagatttgttgtcacatcccattcaagattcagcttcctcaaagctcacatggctttgtgctctaactcaactggtagatggtaagctttcccaaacaccaactggtACAGAGACATActaatcggagtcttgtaagtagtcctataagcccatagagcatcatccaacttttttgacaaatcagtcctatttgcattgaccgtctttgacaatatactcttgatttccctatttgagacttcaacttggacaCTCACTTGAgaatgataaggagtagaaactttgtggttgacaccatactttgcaagcaaagtgtcaaaagctctattgcaaaaatgagacccccatcgcttatgattgcacgaggagtgccaaaccttgtaaaaatactcttcttgagaaacacaATAATACTTTGGGCCTCATTATTGGGTAaagccacagcttcaacccactttgaaacatagtcaaccgccacaagaatgtatgtgtttccacacgagctaacaaacaggCACATAAAATCAACGCCTCatatatcaaaaatatcaacttcaagaatggtattgagaggcatttcatctttcttcgaaattccacccgctctttgacattcgtcacacctcttcacaagttcacttgcatctttgtacaaagttggccaataaaacccacaactaagaactttggaagccgtcctcgccccgccatgatggccaccatagggaaaaaaatgacaagcctccaagatactcaattgatcctcctccgggacacaccttcagatcacaccatccttgcaaatcttgaacaagtacggctcatcccaatagaaatccaaactatcccgtttgagcttcttcctttggttagaagagagctcacaagggattataccagtcacaaggaaattagcaacatccgcaaaccatggcataccattcattgACAATGAAAGGAGTTGTTCGtagggaaatgaatcattgatctctaggccatcacgaggcctcccctcctcctccaagcgggacaagtggtccgccacttggttttcactaccatTCCGGTCCAcaatccccaaatcaaactcttgaagtaacaagacccatcgcatcagtctagatttggaatccttcttcgtcatcaagtaccggagtgcggaatgatcggtatggactatgaccttggcacccataagatatggCTGAAATTTTTCCatcgcgaacacaatagccaaaagctctttcttagtcaccgtgtagttcacttgagcatcatttattgtcttgctcgcatagtacaccggatgaaacatttaatttactctttgacccaaaaccgccccaaccgcaacatcactcgcatcacacatgagctcgaaaggcaaactccaattaggtgcggtaataataggagtggtggtcaacttgtgcttgagaatttcaaaggcttgcatacatctctcatcgaataCAAACTTGTCATCTTTTttcaataacttgcataaggtattcactaccttcgaaaagtctttgataaatctccggtagaaccccgcatgctcaagaaaacttataactcccttgacagaggtgggggagggagccttgaaatcacatcaatttttgctttgtccacctctataccatgctttaaaattttatgcccaagaactatgtcttcttccaccatgaagtggcatttctcccaattaagaacaagatcggtttcttcacaacgggccaacactctatcaagatttttcaaacattcctcaaatgaatcacccacaacactaaagtcgtccatcaacacctccaaaatatcttccaccatatcggtaaaaatagccatcatacaccgctgaaatgtagccggtgcattacacaaccaaaaagacatcctagaaaaggcaaagttGTCATATgaacaagtgaatgtggtcttctcctaatctttcagagcaatcaagatttggttgtacctagaatacccatccaagaaacagtagaaggcacatccagcaagtcgatctaacatctgatcaagaaaatgcaatggaaagtgatcattgcgggtcactttattcaacttgcggtagtccatgcataccctccaaccagtgaCGGTCccagtaggaatcaactcattttgcaaatttgcaaccacggtcatgccacccttcttcggtacacattgcactggCGAAGttcaagagctatcagagatggggtacacaaccccggcatccaactacttgatcacctcctttttcataacttattgcattgcttcattcaacctcctttgatgttccaagaagggctttgcatcatcttctagaataatcttgtgcatacagaatgcgaggCTTATTCCCTgaatatcagctaaggtccatccaattgccttcttttGCTTTTGAAGCACCTCCAATGTGGCattaacctgcatgttagtaagacaagaaaaAAGAATAATTGGCAAAGTAGAACTATGGCCTAAGAACTCacacctgaggtgtggaggcagcgGCTTCAACTCCAGCACCAGTGGTTCCTCAATTGAAgattttgttggtggagtcttcctattatcaaggtccaaagatagtttccTAGGCTAATAAGAgtagagcccatcccatgtaaaacattcacacactccactcggccttcatcatcatttacatcaagattcaacaatacggactCTAGAGGGTCcttcacattgatcattgcacttgtatcatcaactatcactgccgtgacaagatctaaaaaagagcacacctcagaactattgggttgcttcattgacttgcacacatgaaagaccactttctcatcacccacccggaaggtgagttaccctgcttccacatcaactaaggtctTTCCTGTAGCAAGGAAAGGTTTACCCAATATGATTGGGAcatcataatctacctcacagtccaagatcacaaaatcagctggcaagataaatttgtccacccggacaagaacatcatcaataatacctaatggtctcttcatcgttctatctgccatttgcaatctcatgggaGTTGGCCTCGGTTGcctaatacccaaagtcttgaaaactgagtagggcatcaagttgatacttgcccctaAATCAgatagagctttagcaaaatccacactcccaatggtgcaaggaatggtgaaagcaccggggtcttcaagcttcggggccattgaatgcactattgcactaacttggtgggtcatctttatagtttcacaatccatggatttttctttgtcaccaagtccttcatgaatttagcatagcccgacatttgctTAAGAGCCTCCAcgaaaggcacattaatggataaagtcttcatcatatcaataaactttttaaactgattctcatttttctgcttctcGAGCCTTTAaagataaggtggaggtggccttggcaaaggagccttggctttaggcacaaccggctctagcatgtctattacgtattccctagacaggttcacgtcattttgagtctccacctcggcatcttgaatagcaatcctcacttctttattcacattctcatcaatcacattttcaaccaccaaaggaatctcatcttgTTGCAACTCAACTTCGTCACTCAAAATTgccttttgcttagaggcattcacatcaccgcctctagtatttcttgtagttaccgccataataTGATTGTTCTCACCCTCCGggttaactaccgtatcacttggtagagcccccttaggatgggtattcaaggattgtgagatttggcttaattgaacctccaagtttctgattgaggtattgtgggaagccaattgagcatcagagtccgcattctttttcatcatctgttcaaacatcatttcaattctccccatttcgtTATTAGAagagctaggaccttgggatggaaatgggggtggattgttcggttgttgatacattgggggcctttgaaagccttgcccccgatttccttgattgccattattCCAACCTCCCTGATTGTTATTatcaccccagttgttgttgttaccattccaattaccctgattgttctgattaccctaattggaattttagttgttgttcccccaattaccattgccttcttgttgttgattaccccaatttccttggggtctccattgttgttggttggaagaattgccccttggccttgataattgttcacgtgCTGCACTTCTTTATTCTGcacatcataaccatcatcttggaatctaCCACAATCATTGTAAAATTGATCtgaactcccttggttctgttgatctctttgtcttcttttgttcactagcatgttgacaccctccatagcattcacttggcgcgaattttgaacttgttgtaattgtgtctttgctagctggttcattatTGTTGTCAGTtctgctatagcctgcccatggtcatgtagctctttgtgcaagtgagtgaccgtggggtcaccctggggtacattggctctactttgccaagcgaaGGAAGTGTCAACTATCTCGTCAAGATTGGCACAAGCCTCATCATATGAcagcttcataaaattgccccagcaagttggttcactatgaaTTGGTTTGTTGTGTTAGTGCCctggtagaaagtctgttggatcattgcctcagtcatatcattgttggggcattctttgACCATTATTCTatatcgctcccaaatctcatgtaatggttcggtgggctcctgcttgaaagctaagatttcATTTCTCAATGTTGCCatgtgccccggtgagaaaaactttgcaatgaacttgtcttacAACTCATCCCAaatagtgatggaatggttgggaagtcgctcgatCCAATCCAATgttttccctctaagtgagaaagggaagagtctcaaccgaagtgcatcctcagacacattt comes from the Nicotiana sylvestris chromosome 4, ASM39365v2, whole genome shotgun sequence genome and includes:
- the LOC138890443 gene encoding uncharacterized protein; protein product: MADRTMKRPLGIIDDVLVRVDKFILPADFVILDCEVDYDVPIILGKPFLATGKTLVDVEAGKLSLDLDNRKTPPTKSSIEEPLVNATLEVLQKQKKAIGWTLADIQGISLAFCMHKIILEDDAKPFLEHQRSSCGNTYILVAVDYVSKWVEAVALPNNEAQSIIVFLKKSIFTRAFDTLLAKYGVNHKVSTPYHSQVSVQVEVSNREIKSILSKTVNANRTDLSKKLDDALWAYRTTYKTPISMSLYQLVFGKAYHLPVELEHKAM